A portion of the Thermoanaerobaculum aquaticum genome contains these proteins:
- a CDS encoding nucleoside 2-deoxyribosyltransferase, whose translation MRVYLACAMTNPHRDTTAVEEVLRALTASGHEVLTPHVVGEVEQASDHLLSDRELAQRDLAWLSQADCLVAEVSTPSHGVGIEVMAAVSVGKPVLAMAREEVRVSRLLAGLPGLTLARYSSPTQAVALVRAFLESIGGKA comes from the coding sequence ATGCGCGTGTACCTGGCCTGCGCCATGACCAACCCCCACAGGGACACCACGGCCGTGGAAGAGGTGTTGCGGGCCTTGACCGCCTCGGGCCATGAGGTGCTCACACCCCACGTGGTTGGCGAGGTGGAACAAGCATCGGACCACCTGCTGTCCGACCGGGAGCTGGCCCAGCGGGACCTGGCGTGGCTTTCCCAAGCGGACTGCCTGGTGGCGGAGGTCTCCACCCCTTCCCACGGCGTGGGAATCGAGGTCATGGCAGCCGTAAGCGTGGGCAAGCCGGTTTTGGCCATGGCCCGGGAAGAGGTGCGGGTTTCGCGGTTACTGGCGGGGCTTCCGGGCCTGACCTTGGCCCGCTACTCCAGCCCTACCCAGGCGGTGGCGTTGGTGCGGGCTTTTTTGGAAAGCATTGGCGGGAAAGCATGA
- the cmk gene encoding (d)CMP kinase → MAEEPLVIAIDGPAGAGKSAAARLLAARLGLPYVDTGAMYRAVALLALEQGIALPPDEQGKARLVLLARHLDVRFGGTPASPRVFLGAREVTSALRREEVSRAASLVSAVPEVREELVRRQRALGQAGAVMEGRDIGTVVFPQARVKFFLTARPEVRGKRRYDELAKQGVKADLEAIVSEIRERDLRDSTRKVSPLRPADDAMVVDTSDLNLEQVVEELLKLTHQRLRGSARPDLPANKT, encoded by the coding sequence GTGGCGGAAGAACCTTTGGTGATTGCCATTGATGGCCCGGCAGGGGCCGGAAAGTCAGCAGCGGCAAGGCTTTTGGCCGCGCGCTTGGGTCTTCCCTACGTGGATACCGGTGCCATGTACCGGGCCGTAGCGCTTTTGGCCCTGGAGCAAGGGATTGCCCTGCCTCCCGATGAGCAGGGCAAGGCCCGTTTGGTTTTGCTCGCCCGGCATTTGGACGTGCGGTTTGGCGGAACGCCAGCGTCGCCTAGGGTCTTCCTGGGCGCCAGAGAGGTGACCTCCGCCCTGCGGCGGGAGGAGGTTTCCCGGGCCGCATCGCTGGTTTCGGCTGTGCCTGAGGTGCGGGAAGAGCTGGTGAGGCGTCAGCGGGCCCTGGGTCAGGCGGGTGCGGTGATGGAGGGACGGGACATTGGCACCGTGGTTTTTCCCCAGGCCAGGGTGAAGTTTTTCCTCACCGCTCGCCCGGAAGTGCGAGGAAAGCGGCGCTACGACGAGCTGGCAAAACAAGGGGTGAAGGCTGATTTGGAAGCTATTGTCAGCGAAATCCGCGAGCGAGACTTGCGTGATTCCACCCGGAAGGTTTCGCCCTTGCGGCCGGCCGATGATGCCATGGTGGTGGATACTTCCGACCTGAACCTGGAGCAGGTGGTGGAAGAGCTTTTGAAGCTCACCCACCAGCGGCTGCGCGGCTCCGCGCGCCCTGACTTACCAGCAAACAAAACTTGA
- a CDS encoding 30S ribosomal protein S1: protein MGTISNDEAKTGRGPVKEEASKLNRETLQELMAESFGHLQAGDVVTGVVVAITDDDVVVDVSFKTEGVIPRSEFLDRDGNLTVKVGDEVDVLVEKFDPTTGEIKLSRERAARIRIWEVLETAYREKTPVRGRVVERVKGGLSVDIGVRAFLPGSLVDVRPIRRLEDYIGQDVEARIINFDRRRNNVVISRKAILEEQLAAQREETLAKLEEGMIVTGTVKNVTDYGVFIDVGGIDGLLHVTDISWGRVGHPSEYFKVGDEAKVVVLKVDREKGRVSLGYRQRFEDPWTHVEAKYPVGKKVRGKVTSLADYGAFVELEEGVEGLVHVSELSWTKKVKSPKGFLHVGQEVEVVVTEVDVERRRLSLSLRQAEPNPWEDFAATHRVGQKVTGKVRNLTEFGAFVELAPGVDGLVHISDMSWSRRISHPSEILQKGQEVEAIITALDVVNQRISLSMKELLPNEWDSFASAHQVGDEVDGYITNVTDFGLFVELAPGVEGLCHVSEVERLSSGPLAEEFPKGRKVRCRLIRLDFAERRIGLSLRGITQPDGSEESAAAPEAQAEEVQEAATPELGEEPEDLVAPGEESVVPEAEGKEEA, encoded by the coding sequence GTGGGCACCATCAGCAACGACGAAGCCAAGACGGGGCGAGGGCCTGTCAAGGAGGAAGCGAGCAAGCTGAACCGGGAAACCCTGCAAGAGCTCATGGCGGAGTCCTTTGGTCACCTGCAAGCCGGTGACGTGGTTACCGGCGTGGTGGTGGCCATCACGGACGACGACGTGGTGGTGGACGTTTCCTTTAAAACCGAAGGCGTAATCCCACGCTCGGAGTTTTTGGATCGGGACGGCAACCTCACGGTAAAGGTGGGCGACGAGGTGGATGTGCTCGTGGAGAAGTTCGACCCTACCACCGGTGAGATCAAGCTTTCCCGGGAGCGGGCGGCGCGCATCCGCATTTGGGAGGTCTTGGAAACCGCCTATCGGGAAAAGACCCCGGTGCGCGGGCGGGTGGTGGAGCGGGTGAAGGGCGGCCTGTCCGTGGACATTGGGGTGCGGGCGTTTTTGCCCGGCTCTCTGGTGGACGTGCGCCCCATCCGGCGGCTGGAGGATTACATCGGCCAGGATGTGGAGGCCCGCATCATCAACTTTGACCGTCGGCGCAACAACGTGGTGATTTCCCGTAAGGCCATTTTGGAAGAGCAGTTGGCCGCCCAGCGGGAAGAGACCCTGGCCAAGCTGGAAGAGGGGATGATCGTCACCGGCACCGTCAAGAACGTGACCGATTACGGCGTGTTCATTGACGTGGGCGGTATTGACGGGCTTTTGCACGTCACCGACATCTCCTGGGGCCGGGTGGGGCACCCCAGCGAGTACTTCAAGGTGGGCGACGAGGCCAAGGTGGTGGTGCTCAAGGTGGACCGCGAAAAGGGCCGGGTTTCTTTGGGCTACCGCCAGCGCTTCGAAGACCCCTGGACCCATGTGGAAGCCAAGTACCCCGTGGGGAAAAAGGTGCGGGGGAAGGTCACTTCCCTTGCTGATTACGGTGCTTTCGTGGAGCTGGAAGAAGGGGTCGAGGGCTTGGTGCACGTTTCCGAGCTTTCTTGGACCAAGAAGGTGAAGAGCCCCAAGGGCTTTTTGCACGTTGGTCAAGAGGTGGAAGTGGTGGTAACGGAAGTGGACGTGGAGAGAAGACGCTTGTCGCTTTCGCTGCGCCAAGCTGAGCCCAACCCGTGGGAGGACTTCGCCGCCACCCACCGGGTGGGGCAAAAGGTCACCGGCAAGGTGCGCAACCTCACGGAGTTTGGAGCGTTTGTGGAGCTGGCCCCGGGGGTGGATGGTCTGGTGCACATTTCCGATATGAGTTGGAGCCGCCGCATTTCCCATCCTTCCGAGATCCTGCAAAAAGGCCAGGAGGTGGAAGCCATCATCACCGCGCTGGACGTGGTGAACCAGCGGATTTCCCTGTCCATGAAGGAGCTGCTGCCCAACGAGTGGGATTCCTTTGCGTCCGCGCACCAAGTGGGCGACGAGGTGGACGGGTACATCACTAACGTCACGGATTTTGGTTTGTTTGTGGAGCTGGCGCCGGGCGTGGAGGGTTTGTGCCACGTCTCGGAGGTGGAGAGGCTGTCTTCGGGACCGCTGGCGGAGGAGTTTCCCAAGGGGCGCAAGGTGCGCTGCCGGTTGATCCGGCTGGATTTCGCTGAGCGGCGCATCGGGCTTTCGCTGCGCGGTATCACTCAGCCGGACGGAAGCGAGGAGTCAGCTGCCGCGCCGGAGGCGCAAGCGGAAGAGGTGCAGGAAGCGGCAACCCCAGAGCTGGGCGAGGAGCCTGAAGACCTGGTGGCACCAGGGGAGGAATCGGTTGTCCCTGAGGCCGAAGGTAAGGAGGAGGCATGA